One Cryptomeria japonica chromosome 9, Sugi_1.0, whole genome shotgun sequence genomic window carries:
- the LOC131038711 gene encoding uncharacterized protein LOC131038711, translating into MAAHINTSVEVQIQTVDVVDIVSANTLHYEDKVVCTDVTEVSVKENINVNQQIENNDVADTSSDDDKERVGWQEKEKDDVVEGSLEENVIVENKDVINMSSRDKEGVEPQGKEKDVVVETPTKKNIEADEQFENNDVANTLLDDKEKVALQAKVEANDENDNDDDKEKVIQEVSDSADGMAFPIIAKGKEETKIKKQGTFKIVIKSIGRKVMQTVKYWSKTTSKFFYFYKK; encoded by the exons ATGGCTGCTCACATCAATACATCTGTTGAAGTTCAG ATTCAGACAGTGGATGTTGTGGATATAGTAAGTGCAAATACACTACATTATGAAGATAAGGTAGTTTGTACTGATGTGACAGAGGTTTCAGTGAAGGAGAATATTAATGTTaatcaacaaattgaaaataatgatGTGGCGGACACATCATCAGATGATGATAAGGAAAGGGTGGGGTGGCAGGAAAAAGAAAAGGACGATGTGGTAGAGGGTTCACTAGAAGAGAATGTTATTGTCGAAAATAAAGATGTGATAAATATGTCATCAAGGGATAAGGAGGGGGTGGAGCCACAGGGAAAAGAAAAGGATGTTGTGGTAGAGACTCCGACAAAGAAGAACATTGAAGCTGATGAACAATTTGAAAATAATGATGTAGCAAATACATTATTAGATGATAAAGAGAAGGTAGCGTTGCAAGCAAAAGTAGAAGCAAacgatgaaaatgataatgatgatgacaaagagaaagtaatTCAGGAGGTATCTGATTCAGCTGATGGCATGGCGTTCCCCATTATagcaaaaggaaaagaagaaacaaAGATTAAGAAACAAGGTACTTTCAAGATAGTCATAAAATCCATTGGTAGAAAAGTAATGCAAACAGTGAAATATTGGTCAAAAACAacttctaaatttttttatttttataaaaaataa